A single window of Achromobacter xylosoxidans DNA harbors:
- a CDS encoding metal ABC transporter substrate-binding protein, with the protein MRSILPAFPRRRALLAAAGLWLSTAFGAAHAAEPLPVVASFSILGDIVREVGGDDIKLGTLVGPDGDAHEYEPTPGDAKKLAAARILFVNGLDFEAWLPRLVKAAGFTGPTVVASKGVTPRKFAGHEHGKHDHGHGDKDHDHDHDHGAGEGHHHHGDADPHAWQNLANGVTYARNVAAGLAAADPAHADAYRKRADAYIARLQAADTAARKAFAAIPAERRKVVTSHDAFGYFGDAYGVDFIAAMGVSTAAEPSAGDVARIIEQVKRDKVPAVFVENITSPRLVQQIARETGAKVGGTLYSDALSKPGQPGATYLEMFEWNVRQLTAALRP; encoded by the coding sequence ATGCGTTCCATTCTGCCGGCGTTCCCGCGCCGCCGCGCCTTGCTGGCCGCCGCCGGCCTGTGGCTGTCCACGGCCTTCGGCGCGGCGCATGCCGCCGAACCGCTGCCGGTCGTGGCAAGCTTTTCGATCCTGGGCGACATCGTGCGCGAGGTGGGCGGCGACGATATCAAGCTGGGCACGCTGGTGGGCCCGGACGGCGACGCCCATGAATACGAGCCAACGCCAGGCGATGCCAAGAAACTGGCGGCTGCCAGGATACTGTTCGTCAACGGCCTGGACTTCGAAGCGTGGTTGCCGCGGCTGGTGAAGGCCGCGGGCTTCACGGGTCCGACCGTCGTCGCCTCCAAGGGAGTGACGCCGCGCAAGTTCGCCGGCCATGAGCATGGCAAGCACGATCACGGCCATGGCGACAAGGACCATGACCATGACCATGACCATGGCGCTGGCGAGGGCCATCACCATCATGGCGACGCAGACCCGCACGCCTGGCAGAACCTGGCCAATGGCGTGACCTATGCGCGCAATGTGGCCGCGGGCCTGGCCGCCGCCGATCCCGCCCACGCCGACGCCTATCGCAAGCGCGCCGATGCCTACATCGCCCGCCTTCAGGCCGCCGATACCGCCGCGCGCAAGGCCTTCGCCGCGATCCCGGCCGAACGCCGCAAGGTAGTCACTTCGCACGATGCCTTTGGCTATTTCGGCGATGCGTATGGCGTGGATTTCATTGCGGCAATGGGCGTATCGACCGCGGCCGAACCGTCCGCCGGCGACGTGGCGCGCATCATCGAGCAGGTCAAGCGCGACAAGGTGCCGGCGGTGTTCGTCGAGAACATCACCAGCCCCCGCCTGGTGCAGCAGATCGCGCGTGAAACGGGCGCCAAGGTGGGTGGTACGCTGTATTCCGATGCGCTGTCCAAGCCCGGACAGCCCGGCGCCACCTACCTGGAAATGTTTGAATGGAACGTACGTCAGCTCACCGCCGCATTGCGGCCCTGA
- a CDS encoding CobW family GTP-binding protein encodes MNTPRSLDKMVPVTILTGFLGAGKTTLLKRILTEFHGRRVAVIENEFGPESIDNDLLVQDSDEEIIELSNGCVCCTVRGDLMRTLSDLRAKREAGTLNFERVILETTGMANPGPVCQTFFMDDDIAEYYRLDAVVTVVDAKHGMATLDEQPEAQKQVGFADRILISKKDLVNDVDYEALRNRLLRMNPRAPITAVNFGDADLKSIIDISGFNLNSILDIDPDFLADEHPDAAHSHAHGHGHDHDHGHDHHGHDHDHDHDGECGAHCNHAHHHHPKHDDEIGAFVFRSNKPFDPARLEEFLGGVVQVYGPDLLRYKGILYMKGINRRMLFQGVHMMMGAEPGKPWTAAEKPSTKMVFIGRKLPQEIFTRGLEQCLAG; translated from the coding sequence ATGAACACCCCGCGCAGTTTGGACAAAATGGTTCCCGTCACCATCCTCACCGGCTTTCTCGGTGCGGGCAAGACCACCCTGCTCAAGCGCATCCTGACCGAATTCCACGGCCGCCGCGTCGCCGTCATCGAGAACGAATTCGGGCCGGAAAGCATCGACAACGACCTGCTGGTGCAGGACAGCGACGAGGAAATCATCGAACTGTCCAACGGCTGCGTCTGCTGCACGGTGCGTGGCGACCTGATGCGCACCCTGTCCGACCTGCGCGCCAAGCGCGAGGCCGGCACCCTGAATTTCGAACGCGTCATCCTGGAAACCACGGGCATGGCCAATCCCGGCCCGGTGTGCCAGACGTTCTTCATGGACGACGACATCGCCGAGTACTACCGCCTGGACGCGGTGGTCACGGTGGTCGACGCCAAGCACGGCATGGCGACGCTGGATGAACAGCCCGAAGCCCAGAAGCAGGTTGGCTTCGCGGACCGCATCCTGATCTCCAAGAAGGACCTGGTCAACGACGTCGACTACGAAGCCCTGCGCAACCGCCTGCTGCGCATGAATCCGCGCGCGCCCATCACCGCGGTCAACTTCGGCGACGCCGACCTGAAGTCGATCATCGACATCAGCGGCTTCAACCTGAATTCCATTCTGGACATCGACCCGGACTTCCTGGCCGATGAGCATCCCGATGCCGCCCACAGCCATGCCCACGGGCACGGCCACGATCATGATCACGGCCACGACCACCACGGTCACGACCATGACCACGATCACGACGGCGAATGCGGGGCGCACTGCAATCACGCGCATCATCACCACCCCAAGCACGACGACGAGATCGGCGCCTTCGTGTTCCGCTCCAACAAGCCGTTCGATCCTGCCCGCCTCGAGGAATTCCTGGGCGGCGTGGTGCAGGTCTATGGCCCGGACCTGTTGCGTTACAAGGGCATCCTGTACATGAAGGGCATCAACCGCCGCATGTTGTTCCAGGGTGTGCACATGATGATGGGCGCCGAACCCGGCAAACCGTGGACCGCGGCCGAAAAGCCGTCCACCAAGATGGTCTTCATTGGCCGCAAGCTGCCCCAGGAGATTTTTACCCGGGGCTTGGAGCAGTGCCTGGCGGGGTGA
- a CDS encoding Fur family transcriptional regulator yields MPAPPRSPRSDTVGAQLSVAEALCEQRGRRLTPIRRKVLELLLRHGRSLKAYELLDAMREVHPGAAPPTVYRALDFLMDEGLIHRLDAVNAWSACHDAGGAPHDLLVVCTSCGAVAEVSDPAMSRQLAERVAQTGYTLATHETEIRALCPQCQKQQPADGGHHHHHH; encoded by the coding sequence ATGCCCGCTCCGCCCCGCTCTCCCCGCAGCGACACCGTAGGCGCCCAACTCAGCGTCGCCGAGGCGCTGTGCGAACAACGCGGCCGCCGCCTGACCCCCATCCGCCGCAAGGTGTTGGAACTGCTGCTGCGCCATGGCCGCAGCCTGAAAGCCTACGAGTTGCTCGACGCCATGCGTGAAGTGCATCCGGGCGCCGCGCCCCCGACGGTGTACCGCGCCCTCGACTTCCTGATGGACGAAGGTCTGATCCACCGACTGGACGCCGTCAACGCGTGGAGCGCCTGCCACGACGCTGGCGGCGCTCCCCACGATCTGCTGGTGGTCTGTACCAGTTGTGGCGCGGTGGCCGAGGTGTCCGATCCCGCCATGAGCCGGCAATTGGCCGAGCGCGTTGCCCAGACCGGCTACACGCTGGCCACCCACGAGACCGAAATCCGCGCGCTGTGCCCGCAGTGCCAGAAGCAGCAACCCGCCGATGGCGGGCACCATCACCATCATCATTGA
- a CDS encoding DUF484 family protein: MTDTAFTAQDIAAFLQEHPGFFDEHADVFATLQVPHPHGSRAISLGERQILTLRERNRELEWRLNELVRNATANETIGSHISKWCCRLLSEPDPQLVPGEIALGLAEQFELNHVALRLWNLPDLPETGYGEPVSQDVRTFTDSLKAPYCGTDTAFEAVAWLDAKPKSLALVPLRLEAEGASVGLLVLGSDDAERFTPDMGTAFLESIGQLASAALHRLNPAAPKA; this comes from the coding sequence ATGACCGATACCGCTTTCACCGCCCAGGACATCGCCGCTTTCCTGCAGGAACATCCCGGCTTCTTCGACGAGCACGCCGACGTCTTCGCCACGCTGCAGGTGCCGCATCCGCACGGCTCGCGCGCCATCTCGCTGGGCGAACGCCAGATCCTCACGCTGCGCGAACGCAACCGCGAACTCGAATGGCGCCTGAACGAACTGGTGCGCAACGCCACCGCCAACGAAACCATCGGCAGCCACATCTCCAAATGGTGCTGCCGACTGTTGTCGGAACCGGATCCGCAGCTGGTGCCTGGCGAGATCGCCCTGGGGCTGGCCGAACAGTTCGAACTGAACCACGTGGCGCTGCGCCTGTGGAACCTGCCCGACCTGCCCGAAACCGGCTACGGTGAACCCGTCAGCCAGGACGTGCGCACCTTCACCGACAGCCTGAAGGCGCCGTACTGCGGCACCGACACGGCCTTCGAGGCGGTCGCCTGGCTGGACGCCAAGCCCAAGTCGCTGGCGCTGGTGCCCCTGCGCCTGGAGGCCGAAGGCGCCAGCGTGGGCCTGTTGGTGCTGGGTTCGGACGACGCCGAGCGTTTCACGCCCGACATGGGCACCGCGTTCCTTGAGTCCATCGGCCAGTTGGCCTCGGCCGCGCTGCACCGGTTGAACCCGGCCGCCCCCAAGGCGTGA
- a CDS encoding DUF1007 family protein, with protein sequence MWIDARAVIDLDEQHRVTAVRQVWLFDEMFGAYATQGLKKGKGGAVPDDTLKTMAQDWMKALGEPVSHYFTRVTVAGKSAVFAAPRDARVTWNPKTGRLALAFTLPLAEPAALDSAGAQVDIYDPTYFVAYAFEEKGAVALGGPGAAACKQAYRKPKELDWNTMQQLAAIPADPDALPEELFAITKGLTHRIEVQCS encoded by the coding sequence ATGTGGATCGATGCCCGCGCCGTGATCGACCTGGACGAGCAACATCGGGTCACGGCCGTGAGGCAGGTCTGGCTGTTCGACGAAATGTTCGGCGCCTATGCCACCCAGGGTCTCAAGAAGGGCAAGGGCGGCGCCGTGCCCGACGACACCTTGAAGACCATGGCGCAGGATTGGATGAAGGCGCTGGGCGAGCCGGTGTCGCATTACTTCACGCGTGTCACCGTGGCCGGCAAGAGCGCGGTGTTCGCCGCGCCGCGCGATGCGCGCGTGACCTGGAACCCCAAGACCGGTCGATTGGCGTTGGCGTTCACCTTGCCGCTGGCCGAGCCTGCCGCGCTGGACTCCGCTGGCGCCCAGGTCGATATCTATGACCCGACCTATTTCGTGGCGTACGCCTTCGAAGAAAAAGGGGCGGTCGCGTTGGGCGGACCCGGCGCGGCGGCCTGCAAGCAGGCTTACCGCAAGCCCAAGGAACTGGATTGGAACACCATGCAGCAACTGGCCGCGATCCCGGCCGATCCGGATGCCCTGCCGGAAGAGCTTTTCGCCATCACCAAGGGGCTGACGCACCGCATCGAGGTGCAATGCTCCTGA
- a CDS encoding nickel/cobalt transporter, whose product MLLTRGRPIAAAACAWLLALGALAWTGMAAAQGAHPFGVPESGAGLAGGPGWLSAFFGQVSVWQTHFYRQLTAAVRAWQADGGAAWTLIGLSFAYGVFHALGPGHGKAVISSYVLANRQTARNGALLALLSSLVQALVAIAMVAALALVFNATAAVMNQATRWLELASYALVTLLGAWLVWIKAIRPLLRRRRAATMATVAAPTPVASAPALRAIAVRASAPHGDAAAPAQPHDHAHGHAHHDDCGCGHAHVPPPDQVAGPLNWRRAWSAIFAVGLRPCSGALIVLVFALSQGFFLAGMASALAMGLGTGLTVAALACLAVAAGGAATTLGSRLSGVAAARLRYGVEALAALAVLALGVLLLGGMLAGGG is encoded by the coding sequence ATGCTCCTGACGCGGGGGCGGCCCATCGCGGCGGCCGCGTGCGCGTGGCTGCTGGCCCTGGGCGCGCTGGCCTGGACCGGCATGGCCGCGGCGCAAGGCGCCCATCCTTTCGGCGTGCCGGAAAGCGGCGCGGGGCTCGCGGGCGGTCCCGGTTGGTTGTCCGCGTTTTTCGGCCAGGTGTCGGTATGGCAGACGCATTTCTATCGCCAGCTCACTGCCGCCGTGCGTGCCTGGCAGGCCGACGGCGGCGCTGCCTGGACGCTGATCGGCCTGTCTTTCGCGTACGGCGTGTTCCACGCGCTTGGGCCGGGACACGGCAAAGCGGTGATTTCCTCTTATGTGCTCGCCAATCGCCAGACGGCCCGCAATGGCGCGCTGCTGGCGTTGCTGTCGTCGTTGGTGCAGGCCCTGGTGGCCATCGCGATGGTGGCGGCGCTGGCGTTGGTGTTCAACGCCACGGCGGCGGTGATGAATCAGGCGACGCGTTGGCTGGAGCTGGCATCGTATGCGTTGGTGACGTTGCTGGGGGCCTGGCTGGTCTGGATCAAGGCGATCCGGCCGTTGTTGCGCCGTCGGCGGGCCGCGACAATGGCCACGGTCGCAGCGCCGACACCCGTGGCGTCCGCCCCGGCCTTGCGAGCCATCGCCGTACGGGCCTCGGCGCCGCATGGGGATGCGGCGGCACCTGCCCAACCGCATGACCATGCCCATGGCCATGCGCATCACGACGATTGCGGCTGCGGCCACGCGCATGTGCCGCCGCCCGACCAGGTGGCGGGGCCGTTGAATTGGCGTCGCGCCTGGTCCGCGATCTTCGCGGTGGGCCTGCGGCCCTGCAGCGGCGCGTTGATCGTGCTGGTGTTCGCGTTGTCCCAGGGATTCTTCCTGGCGGGGATGGCGTCGGCGCTGGCGATGGGGCTGGGCACCGGCCTGACCGTGGCCGCGCTGGCCTGCCTGGCGGTCGCGGCCGGCGGCGCCGCCACGACACTGGGATCCCGCCTGTCGGGCGTGGCGGCGGCGCGGTTGCGCTACGGCGTGGAAGCGTTGGCCGCCCTGGCCGTGCTGGCATTGGGCGTGTTGCTGTTGGGTGGCATGCTGGCCGGCGGCGGATGA
- the dapF gene encoding diaminopimelate epimerase — protein MGDNPPMNWNFTKMHGAGNDFVVLDGVRQAIEMTPERARALGDRHFGIGADQILLVERATRPDADFRYRIFNADGSEVEHCGNGARCFVRFVHEQGLSDRNPLRAEIATGILVLDEGDDEQVTVDMGSTRFDPAVLPFDTTGLASRTEGQDTLWQLELDVPAGLPRSVALSAVAISNPHAVQVVDNVDTAPVAIVGPLIENHPRFARRVNAGFMQIVDRHSIRLRVHERGAGETLACGTGACAAVAAGIRRGLLDSPVRVQTRGGVLTIAWNGEQLRLTGPAESVFTGQVDIDKLVFSMALNR, from the coding sequence ATGGGCGATAATCCTCCCATGAACTGGAATTTCACCAAAATGCATGGCGCGGGCAACGATTTCGTCGTCCTGGACGGTGTCCGCCAGGCCATCGAAATGACGCCCGAGCGCGCCCGCGCCCTCGGCGACCGCCATTTCGGCATCGGCGCCGACCAGATCCTGCTGGTCGAACGCGCCACCCGGCCCGATGCCGACTTCCGCTACCGCATCTTCAATGCCGACGGCAGCGAGGTCGAGCATTGCGGCAATGGCGCCCGCTGTTTCGTGCGCTTCGTGCATGAACAAGGCCTGTCCGACCGTAACCCGCTGCGCGCCGAAATCGCCACCGGCATCCTGGTGCTGGACGAAGGCGACGACGAACAGGTCACCGTCGACATGGGCAGCACCCGTTTCGACCCGGCCGTGTTGCCGTTCGACACCACCGGCCTGGCCTCGCGCACCGAAGGCCAGGACACGCTCTGGCAGCTGGAGCTCGACGTGCCCGCCGGCCTGCCGCGCAGCGTGGCCCTGTCGGCCGTGGCCATTTCCAATCCGCACGCCGTGCAGGTGGTGGACAACGTCGACACCGCGCCCGTCGCCATCGTCGGCCCGCTGATCGAAAACCATCCTCGCTTCGCCCGCCGCGTCAACGCCGGCTTCATGCAGATCGTCGATCGCCACAGCATCCGCCTGCGCGTGCATGAGCGCGGCGCCGGCGAGACGCTGGCCTGCGGCACCGGCGCCTGCGCCGCCGTCGCTGCCGGCATCCGCCGCGGTCTGCTCGACTCCCCGGTGCGCGTGCAGACGCGCGGCGGCGTGCTGACCATCGCCTGGAATGGCGAACAACTGCGCTTGACCGGCCCTGCCGAATCCGTCTTCACGGGCCAGGTCGATATCGACAAGCTCGTCTTCTCCATGGCGCTGAACCGCTGA
- a CDS encoding metal ABC transporter permease, producing MSVSQWLIGPFLDYGFMRRALAGASALSLGAAPLGVFLVLRRMSLMGDAMSHAILPGVAAGFLLAGLSLGAMMLGGIATGLAVALLAGLVARLTPLREDASFAAFYLISLGLGVLLVSLRGSNMDLLHVLFGTVLGLDDAALLLVTATASITLLALAALYRMLVAECLDPGFLRASGGQGGWVHMGFLVLVVVNLVAGFQVLGTLMVVGIMMLPAAAARFWMRSAAGQIPLAGGVGVAASVTGLLVSYHFNVPASPAIILAAGGCYLFSIVCGPYGGLLRASRASRRA from the coding sequence ATGAGCGTGTCGCAATGGTTGATCGGCCCCTTTCTCGACTACGGCTTCATGCGGCGCGCGCTGGCCGGCGCCAGCGCCCTGTCCCTGGGGGCCGCGCCGCTGGGCGTCTTCCTGGTGCTGCGGCGCATGAGCCTGATGGGGGATGCCATGTCGCACGCGATCCTGCCGGGCGTGGCGGCGGGCTTCCTGCTGGCCGGCCTGTCGTTGGGCGCGATGATGCTGGGCGGCATCGCCACCGGGCTGGCCGTGGCGCTCCTGGCCGGCCTGGTCGCGCGCCTGACGCCGCTGCGGGAAGACGCCAGCTTCGCCGCCTTCTACCTGATATCGCTGGGCCTGGGGGTGCTGCTGGTGTCGCTGCGCGGGTCGAACATGGATCTGCTGCACGTGCTGTTCGGCACCGTGCTGGGGCTGGACGACGCGGCGCTGCTGCTGGTGACGGCAACGGCCAGCATCACGCTGCTGGCATTGGCCGCGCTTTATCGCATGCTGGTGGCGGAATGTCTCGATCCGGGCTTCCTGCGCGCCAGCGGCGGCCAGGGCGGCTGGGTCCACATGGGCTTTCTGGTGCTGGTGGTGGTGAACCTGGTGGCCGGCTTCCAGGTGCTCGGCACGCTGATGGTGGTCGGCATCATGATGCTGCCGGCCGCGGCCGCCCGCTTCTGGATGCGTTCGGCTGCCGGCCAGATCCCGCTGGCCGGCGGCGTTGGCGTGGCCGCTTCGGTGACGGGCCTGCTGGTGTCGTATCACTTCAACGTGCCGGCCTCGCCCGCGATCATCCTGGCGGCCGGCGGTTGCTATCTGTTTTCCATCGTCTGCGGCCCGTATGGCGGGCTGCTGCGGGCGTCGCGCGCATCGCGCCGGGCCTGA
- a CDS encoding metal ABC transporter ATP-binding protein, with protein MSVAPVAIELCNASFGWHGHAALRGVSGRFEAGAMTAVVGPNGAGKSTLIKGIMGVLRPLSGRVSVGGVGRSELAWLPQAAELDRSFPVTVLDLVAMGAWRRVGGWRRYGGEEIDRCMQALQTVGLADMAGRGIDTLSGGQLQRTLFARMLVQDAPVLLLDEPFTAVDSHTADELMALLCGLHGQGRTVIAVLHDMDLVRDHFPQCLLLSGSVVAWGDTAETLTEANLKTARQWHARAFA; from the coding sequence ATGAGCGTTGCGCCGGTGGCCATCGAGTTGTGCAACGCCTCCTTCGGTTGGCATGGCCATGCCGCCTTGCGCGGCGTGTCGGGCCGCTTCGAGGCGGGCGCGATGACCGCCGTGGTCGGTCCGAACGGGGCCGGCAAATCCACCTTGATCAAAGGCATCATGGGCGTATTGCGGCCCCTGTCCGGCAGGGTCAGCGTCGGCGGCGTCGGCCGTTCCGAACTGGCGTGGTTGCCGCAGGCCGCGGAGCTGGATCGCTCCTTTCCCGTGACGGTGCTGGACCTGGTCGCGATGGGAGCCTGGCGCCGGGTCGGCGGTTGGCGGCGCTATGGCGGCGAAGAGATCGACCGCTGCATGCAGGCGTTGCAAACCGTTGGCCTGGCCGACATGGCTGGCCGGGGGATCGATACGCTGTCCGGCGGACAGCTGCAGCGCACGCTGTTCGCGCGCATGCTGGTGCAGGATGCGCCGGTGTTGCTGCTCGACGAACCCTTTACCGCTGTCGACAGCCATACCGCCGATGAGCTGATGGCGTTGCTCTGCGGCCTGCACGGCCAGGGGCGTACGGTGATCGCGGTGCTGCACGACATGGACCTGGTGCGTGACCACTTTCCACAGTGCCTGCTGCTGTCCGGTTCGGTGGTGGCGTGGGGCGATACCGCCGAGACGTTGACCGAGGCGAATCTGAAGACGGCGCGCCAATGGCACGCGAGGGCCTTCGCATGA
- the xerC gene encoding tyrosine recombinase XerC, which translates to MQDPAPDAPLPDPMAAWLRHLESNRRYSPHTLDGYRRELGFLIELAERAKLPLERLGNGHIRHFVARLHAQGRGPRSLARTLAAWRGFYQWWAPAIGLAGNPVAGVRAPKAPRSLPKALSVEQTQALLDRAPAKVATEPAALRDQAMFELLYSSGLRLSELVGLDLRYARSADYESRGWLNLDEAEVIVLGKGGKRRSVPVGQAAVAALQRWIEARPQLAPPAASPSDAAALFLGARGRRISPRVVQLQLAHVAQAAGLPTHVHPHVLRHSFASHVLQSAQDLRAVQEMLGHANISTTQIYTRLDFQHLARAYDQAHPRAGRKS; encoded by the coding sequence ATGCAGGACCCGGCGCCGGACGCTCCCCTGCCCGATCCGATGGCCGCATGGCTGCGCCATCTGGAAAGCAACCGCCGCTATTCCCCCCACACGCTGGACGGCTACCGGCGCGAGCTGGGTTTCCTGATTGAACTGGCCGAACGCGCCAAACTGCCCCTCGAGCGGCTCGGCAACGGCCATATCCGCCACTTCGTCGCGCGGCTGCATGCCCAGGGCCGCGGCCCGCGCAGCCTGGCCCGCACGCTGGCGGCCTGGCGCGGCTTCTACCAGTGGTGGGCGCCCGCCATCGGCCTGGCCGGCAATCCGGTCGCCGGCGTGCGCGCGCCGAAGGCGCCGCGCAGCCTGCCCAAGGCCCTGTCGGTGGAACAGACGCAGGCCCTGCTGGACCGCGCACCTGCCAAAGTGGCGACCGAACCGGCCGCGCTGCGCGACCAGGCCATGTTCGAATTGTTGTATTCCAGCGGCTTGCGCCTGTCGGAACTGGTCGGGCTCGACCTGCGCTACGCGCGCTCGGCCGACTATGAATCGCGCGGCTGGCTCAATCTGGATGAAGCGGAAGTGATCGTGCTGGGCAAAGGCGGCAAGCGCCGCTCCGTACCCGTGGGCCAGGCGGCCGTGGCGGCGCTGCAACGCTGGATCGAAGCCCGGCCGCAACTGGCCCCGCCCGCCGCATCGCCGTCAGATGCCGCCGCGCTGTTCCTGGGCGCGCGCGGACGCCGCATCTCGCCGCGCGTGGTGCAACTGCAATTGGCGCACGTCGCGCAGGCTGCGGGCCTGCCGACCCACGTGCATCCGCACGTGCTGCGCCACAGCTTCGCCAGCCATGTGCTGCAATCGGCGCAGGATCTGCGCGCCGTGCAGGAAATGCTCGGCCACGCCAATATCTCCACGACCCAGATCTATACCCGGCTGGATTTCCAACACCTGGCGCGCGCCTACGACCAGGCGCATCCACGCGCCGGCCGCAAATCCTGA